In one window of Tumebacillus algifaecis DNA:
- the sigW gene encoding RNA polymerase sigma factor SigW — MELIEQRIVKRAQKGDRLAFAELVELYKDKLYNLGYRMLGNQQEAEDIAQEAFLRAYANLNKYNAQHKFSTWIYRIATNLCIDRIRKKKADYSLDAEVDGVEGADMYSRLKAPGDTPEQEVMRREARQEVQDAIDALPENYRTAVILKYLHDLSLLEISEILEVPVSTVKTRIHRGREALRTSLRPMQEEVPIRELP; from the coding sequence ATGGAACTGATCGAACAACGAATCGTAAAACGGGCTCAAAAAGGCGATCGCCTCGCTTTTGCGGAACTGGTAGAGCTGTACAAAGACAAGTTGTACAATCTGGGCTACCGGATGCTCGGCAATCAGCAGGAAGCGGAGGATATCGCACAAGAGGCCTTTTTGCGAGCGTATGCGAACCTGAACAAGTACAACGCACAACACAAATTTTCGACATGGATCTACCGCATTGCTACCAACTTGTGCATCGACCGCATCCGCAAGAAAAAGGCGGACTACTCGCTCGATGCGGAAGTTGACGGTGTGGAAGGGGCCGACATGTATTCGCGACTGAAAGCGCCAGGTGATACACCGGAGCAGGAAGTCATGCGCAGAGAGGCGCGCCAAGAGGTGCAAGACGCGATCGATGCCCTTCCAGAAAACTATCGGACTGCGGTGATTCTAAAATATTTGCATGACCTGTCACTGCTGGAAATCAGCGAAATACTCGAAGTGCCGGTCTCGACGGTCAAAACGCGGATTCATCGCGGACGCGAGGCTTTGCGGACCAGTCTCCGGCCGATGCAAGAGGAGGTGCCTATTCGTGAGCTGCCATGA
- a CDS encoding zf-HC2 domain-containing protein, whose translation MSCHEHSEELLHRYLDEEMSVAERTEFEDHLITCDQCRPKLQGLGTAIQSLERLEWGKAPAGFTEDVMAKLAHVAPPRRNWRVPIMKYSGLAAAILLVFGLGVSLATPNKFALQANHTDGLIVTDGKVIVPEGSEYTGDLVIQNGDIEVRGKVNGNVTALNGKVHLSRAAGADISGEVAEVDEAFEKIGYYLKELFAEFAQFAGNEK comes from the coding sequence GTGAGCTGCCATGAACATAGTGAAGAGCTGCTACATCGCTACCTCGATGAAGAAATGAGCGTAGCCGAGCGCACCGAATTTGAAGACCATCTGATCACCTGTGACCAGTGTCGGCCCAAGCTGCAAGGATTGGGAACGGCGATTCAAAGTCTGGAACGGCTCGAATGGGGCAAAGCGCCTGCCGGTTTTACCGAAGATGTGATGGCAAAGCTGGCGCATGTCGCGCCGCCACGTCGCAACTGGCGTGTTCCGATCATGAAATACAGCGGTCTCGCCGCGGCGATCCTGCTCGTATTCGGGCTTGGCGTATCGTTAGCGACGCCCAATAAATTCGCGCTGCAAGCCAATCACACCGACGGCCTGATCGTCACGGACGGCAAAGTGATCGTGCCTGAAGGCAGTGAGTATACGGGAGACCTCGTCATCCAAAACGGTGACATTGAAGTGCGGGGCAAAGTGAACGGCAACGTGACGGCGCTCAACGGCAAAGTCCACCTCTCCCGCGCCGCCGGAGCGGACATCTCCGGGGAAGTGGCCGAAGTGGATGAAGCGTTTGAGAAGATCGGGTATTACTTGAAAGAACTGTTTGCAGAGTTTGCGCAGTTTGCAGGGAACGAAAAATAA
- a CDS encoding MFS transporter has protein sequence MATSVWRTPRFLFYAMGSVVNNLGNQLHFLVLPLMVYSMTHSALNMTVMAVCEALPQVLLSLFAGALVDRLSRRTVIFGALCFQAFCCALIPTLYAAELLQVWMLYILGTCLSIGQIFLRSAEFAAVPAMFPEQKLEASAGLSSCFTATTILGPLLAGILIATFEYPTLLVINFFTYFAPILLCLWSRIPHENLGGVRSVTQVLNDTKNGLRFIFNSRILISIAVVMGLSNFADSGILTVVLFHLKHELVKPDNYISFALMINGIGMLVGTFVPQKFKWLAKGKMMFFALLINNIGVAMFLLPVTWIAPIALFTGSLGGMMLHIAYTVLIQESVPNEMLGRVNGAMRTMILISFPLSTSMLGSITGFLGSQVAFITAVSLSIIPLLIIFKGPVFRFSQQQLQDDIVGRRANVVS, from the coding sequence ATGGCTACCAGTGTCTGGCGGACGCCGCGGTTCCTGTTCTACGCAATGGGGAGCGTAGTTAACAATCTAGGCAACCAGTTGCATTTTCTGGTCTTGCCGCTCATGGTCTACAGCATGACGCACTCCGCGTTGAATATGACGGTGATGGCAGTCTGTGAAGCATTGCCACAGGTGCTCCTATCACTGTTTGCCGGAGCGCTGGTCGATCGGTTATCCAGGCGGACTGTGATCTTTGGCGCACTGTGCTTTCAAGCGTTTTGCTGTGCGCTGATTCCGACTTTGTATGCGGCCGAACTGCTGCAAGTCTGGATGCTGTACATCCTTGGAACATGCCTGTCGATCGGACAGATCTTCCTGCGCTCGGCTGAGTTTGCGGCGGTGCCGGCGATGTTTCCTGAGCAGAAACTAGAAGCGAGTGCGGGGCTGTCGAGCTGCTTTACGGCGACGACCATCCTCGGGCCACTGCTCGCCGGAATCCTGATCGCGACATTCGAATATCCAACGCTGCTCGTGATCAATTTCTTCACATACTTCGCACCGATCCTGCTCTGCTTGTGGAGTCGAATTCCACATGAAAATCTGGGTGGGGTGCGCTCGGTCACACAGGTCTTGAACGACACGAAAAACGGGTTGCGTTTTATTTTCAACAGCCGCATTCTGATTTCGATCGCCGTGGTCATGGGGCTTTCCAATTTTGCAGACAGCGGTATATTGACAGTTGTGCTCTTCCATCTCAAACATGAGCTGGTCAAACCGGACAATTACATCTCCTTCGCGCTGATGATCAACGGCATCGGCATGTTGGTCGGCACGTTCGTGCCGCAAAAATTCAAATGGTTGGCAAAAGGCAAGATGATGTTCTTCGCGCTTTTGATCAACAACATCGGTGTTGCGATGTTCCTGCTCCCCGTGACATGGATCGCACCGATCGCTTTGTTTACAGGATCGCTCGGTGGCATGATGCTACATATCGCATACACGGTGCTGATTCAAGAATCGGTGCCCAATGAAATGCTGGGACGGGTCAACGGTGCGATGCGCACGATGATCCTGATCTCGTTCCCGCTCTCCACTTCGATGCTCGGTTCGATCACAGGCTTTCTCGGCTCTCAAGTGGCATTCATCACAGCGGTCTCTTTATCGATCATTCCGCTTTTGATCATCTTCAAAGGCCCGGTGTTTCGCTTCTCGCAGCAACAACTACAGGATGATATTGTCGGCCGCCGAGCCAATGTGGTCTCCTAG